From a single Leptospira levettii genomic region:
- a CDS encoding DUF2147 domain-containing protein, with protein sequence MNLRIVLSVWAVVLLSSTTLFAQNADVALGRYLPPEKDSVIEIFKCGDKYCGKTVCIKDNAYPEKDKDKGVPGTPYLDHNNEDPKLRTRPNLGMVFITGFDYVGEGVYKNGRIYNPRDGKTYCGKFTSLDGGNRLDLKGTLCSITFIGKTNNWVKLGGLNLDDPKWDCTFKTKK encoded by the coding sequence ATGAATTTAAGAATTGTATTAAGTGTATGGGCAGTTGTACTTCTATCTAGTACTACGTTATTTGCTCAAAATGCTGATGTTGCATTGGGAAGATACCTTCCACCTGAGAAAGATTCGGTCATCGAAATTTTCAAGTGTGGTGATAAATACTGTGGAAAAACAGTTTGTATCAAAGATAACGCATACCCAGAGAAAGACAAAGACAAAGGTGTCCCTGGCACTCCTTACTTAGATCACAATAATGAAGATCCAAAGCTGAGAACACGTCCGAATTTAGGTATGGTTTTCATCACTGGTTTTGATTATGTTGGTGAAGGTGTTTATAAAAACGGCCGTATTTATAATCCACGCGATGGAAAAACATACTGTGGAAAATTCACTTCACTTGACGGTGGAAACCGATTGGATCTAAAGGGAACACTCTGTTCCATTACATTCATCGGAAAAACGAACAATTGGGTGAAACTTGGTGGTCTAAACTTAGATGACCCGAAATGGGATTGCACCTTTAAGACTAAAAAATAA
- the dcd gene encoding dCTP deaminase, whose amino-acid sequence MILTGKEILKRLGSDIKIEPYDEKLLNPNSYNLRLHEDLLVYSEFPLDMKKPNPVQTLKIPEEGLLLEPGKLYLGRTIEFTETHNLVPMLEGRSSIGRLGMFVHITAGFGDVGFKGFWTLEIQVTHPLRVYSGVQICQIFYHTVEGEISEYKSGKYQANQGIQPSLLYKDFEKK is encoded by the coding sequence TTGATTTTAACTGGTAAAGAAATTTTAAAACGATTAGGTTCTGATATTAAAATTGAACCTTATGATGAAAAACTGTTAAACCCAAACTCATATAATTTAAGACTTCATGAGGATTTGTTAGTTTATTCTGAATTTCCATTGGATATGAAAAAACCAAATCCGGTACAAACCTTAAAGATACCTGAAGAAGGATTGTTGTTGGAACCAGGAAAACTTTATTTGGGACGGACCATAGAGTTTACTGAAACACATAATTTAGTACCTATGTTAGAAGGTAGATCATCCATTGGAAGGCTTGGAATGTTTGTTCATATCACCGCTGGGTTTGGTGATGTTGGTTTTAAAGGATTTTGGACATTAGAAATCCAAGTGACCCATCCACTACGTGTTTACTCTGGAGTCCAAATCTGTCAGATTTTTTATCATACCGTTGAAGGGGAAATCAGCGAATACAAATCAGGGAAGTACCAAGCAAACCAAGGGATCCAACCGTCTTTGTTGTATAAGGACTTTGAAAAAAAGTAA
- a CDS encoding SpoIIE family protein phosphatase: MESTLSVDHILTNYYTFGSLIVTVLLAVLATFFFSLKDKTVATKHLALACLFLALFQLGYLLGAFYYHPIASYHRWITGGIIIFGIIHFGQYFFRFPDNRDYKAANIIQVISYVIAVVVVLWFLVSVSQGERKYHFTAHHWDFNSEGASRILSLFIAGYSFFNFIGLPCYRLLNVEKDKRSTLLIIMIAGLIAAVVPNITNVMSRDGAMERSTYLTAIVLTFTFSFFIITITFINNSTERTTFMAKIVGISFVTILLIMQAFSYLVDQEKELSFDNTAIQKALRVAEGGERSKDIVFMIEYDSNGQNLKKAYLPSNVTLDLPLVQADLYNTALYNELVSLGDSDYRNSLTSLLSKTPYYFAGYKDAITHFLSDNPDLEGNELKTEVSKLIEKLNKRTFINTNKLVDIDPDNFCEEGVKYIEKVKNVDTFRDSILKHVNECKWDGKEISGRDLKVEMLKFFRYFKPDLTRHYRKDLDGLSHYVAYMTYDAKKKINLEVGFNYRDYRNYMHKSAKLELVILAIVMIVLLVIFPLFFRSAPVNPLYALLAGVEKVNQGNLEVEVPIKVNDEIGYLAESFNGMVSSIRDARRELQDYAENLEEKVKERTKELQEKMDEIHRLKVQQDGDYFLTSLLAKPLFFNANKSENIRCDFFVHQKKTFEFRNKTGDLGGDICITGNLKLGKPDDFRRFTMVMNGDAMGKSMQGAGGSLVMGVVMNSIMARSAGNKRILNRTPEEWLTDVYEEVNAVFKSFSGTMVISATVMLIDDETGKVWYFNAEHPYSILYRDGKASFIESELKLRKLGLDSEYAFEVQSFQLLPGDQLILGSDGRDDIDLTPDEDVRTINEDETMVLRFVEEADGDIYEVERLVKNAGDITDDISMLSVVFKSEKSPIHHTPPKDEIANQPIDDFFDTPGDDWDEALTTTGAFEEGKALYQNGEIERAITVMKKAFLADPYNQKLNKFLGLVSYKGKEYDIAAKVLTEFLKENEGSGEYWYYLAMSEKKLGNYERALKAAQEALKYDPENFQNLINLADVSRLLGNVDRALTYVTRAQSIDPTNKNVVKLSKLLEKATSLN, from the coding sequence ATGGAAAGCACATTATCCGTTGACCACATACTAACAAATTATTATACATTCGGTAGTTTAATTGTCACTGTCCTCCTTGCGGTCTTGGCAACATTTTTCTTTTCACTAAAAGACAAAACTGTCGCAACCAAACACTTAGCTTTAGCATGTTTATTTTTAGCACTTTTCCAGCTTGGATACTTACTAGGTGCCTTTTACTACCATCCGATTGCTTCTTACCATCGTTGGATAACAGGTGGAATTATCATTTTTGGTATCATCCATTTTGGACAATACTTCTTTCGTTTCCCCGACAATAGAGATTATAAAGCTGCAAACATTATCCAAGTAATCTCTTACGTAATTGCTGTTGTTGTTGTATTATGGTTTCTAGTAAGTGTTTCCCAAGGGGAAAGGAAATACCATTTTACGGCTCACCATTGGGATTTTAATTCAGAGGGTGCCAGCCGAATTTTAAGTTTATTCATCGCTGGTTATTCTTTTTTCAATTTCATCGGATTACCATGTTATAGATTATTAAATGTAGAAAAAGACAAACGTAGCACCCTCCTAATCATTATGATTGCAGGTTTGATTGCCGCGGTAGTTCCAAACATAACTAATGTTATGAGTCGTGATGGAGCAATGGAAAGATCTACTTATCTGACAGCAATAGTATTAACTTTCACATTCTCATTCTTTATCATCACGATTACTTTCATCAACAATAGTACAGAACGTACAACGTTTATGGCCAAAATTGTGGGGATATCCTTTGTTACGATCCTTCTCATCATGCAAGCATTCTCTTATTTGGTGGACCAAGAAAAGGAACTTTCCTTTGATAATACCGCCATCCAAAAAGCCTTACGTGTAGCAGAAGGTGGAGAAAGATCAAAGGACATCGTCTTTATGATTGAATACGATTCCAATGGACAAAATCTTAAAAAAGCGTACTTACCTTCCAATGTTACCTTGGACCTGCCTCTTGTCCAAGCGGATTTATACAATACTGCACTTTACAATGAACTTGTTTCCTTAGGAGATTCCGATTATCGAAATTCCCTCACTTCCTTATTATCAAAAACACCTTATTACTTTGCTGGTTACAAAGATGCCATCACTCATTTTTTAAGTGATAATCCAGATCTAGAAGGCAATGAACTCAAAACCGAAGTCTCTAAACTCATTGAAAAGTTAAACAAACGTACATTCATTAATACCAATAAATTGGTAGATATTGATCCAGATAACTTCTGCGAAGAAGGTGTCAAATACATCGAAAAAGTCAAAAATGTTGATACCTTCCGAGACTCAATCCTCAAACACGTAAATGAATGTAAATGGGATGGAAAAGAAATTTCTGGCCGTGACTTAAAAGTGGAAATGTTAAAATTTTTCCGTTATTTTAAGCCAGATTTAACTCGTCACTACCGTAAAGATTTGGATGGACTTTCGCATTACGTTGCTTATATGACCTATGATGCGAAAAAGAAAATCAATCTGGAAGTAGGATTTAATTACCGCGATTACAGAAATTACATGCACAAATCTGCCAAACTAGAACTTGTGATCCTTGCAATTGTAATGATCGTTTTATTAGTCATTTTTCCATTGTTCTTTCGATCTGCCCCTGTGAATCCACTTTATGCTCTACTTGCTGGGGTAGAAAAGGTAAACCAAGGAAATTTAGAAGTTGAAGTGCCTATCAAAGTTAATGACGAAATTGGATATTTAGCCGAATCATTTAACGGAATGGTATCTTCCATTCGAGACGCCAGAAGAGAACTCCAAGATTATGCAGAAAACTTGGAAGAAAAAGTAAAAGAAAGAACAAAAGAACTCCAAGAAAAAATGGATGAAATCCATCGGTTAAAAGTTCAACAAGATGGAGACTACTTCCTAACTTCACTTCTCGCAAAACCATTGTTCTTCAATGCTAACAAATCGGAGAACATTCGTTGTGATTTTTTTGTGCACCAAAAGAAAACTTTTGAATTCCGTAACAAAACGGGAGACTTAGGTGGTGATATTTGTATCACAGGAAACTTAAAATTAGGAAAACCTGATGATTTCCGCCGTTTTACCATGGTGATGAATGGGGATGCAATGGGTAAATCCATGCAAGGTGCTGGTGGATCACTTGTTATGGGTGTTGTGATGAATTCCATTATGGCACGTTCCGCTGGTAACAAACGAATTTTAAACCGTACACCGGAAGAATGGCTAACAGATGTTTACGAAGAAGTGAATGCTGTCTTCAAATCATTTAGTGGAACGATGGTAATTTCTGCTACCGTGATGCTCATTGATGACGAAACGGGAAAGGTTTGGTATTTTAATGCGGAACACCCTTACAGTATTTTATACCGAGATGGCAAAGCAAGTTTCATTGAAAGTGAATTAAAACTTAGAAAACTTGGACTTGATTCTGAATATGCATTTGAAGTGCAGTCTTTCCAATTATTACCAGGGGACCAACTCATCCTTGGTTCCGATGGTCGCGATGATATCGATTTAACTCCTGATGAAGATGTAAGAACCATCAATGAAGATGAAACCATGGTTTTACGTTTTGTAGAAGAAGCGGATGGAGACATCTATGAAGTCGAAAGACTTGTGAAAAATGCAGGAGATATCACAGACGATATCTCTATGTTAAGTGTGGTCTTTAAAAGTGAAAAATCACCGATCCATCATACACCACCAAAAGACGAAATTGCTAACCAACCAATTGATGATTTTTTCGACACACCAGGTGATGATTGGGATGAAGCACTTACAACGACTGGTGCTTTTGAAGAAGGAAAGGCACTTTACCAAAATGGTGAAATTGAACGTGCCATTACCGTCATGAAAAAAGCATTTCTCGCTGATCCTTATAACCAGAAACTAAATAAATTTTTAGGACTGGTCAGTTATAAGGGAAAAGAATACGATATTGCTGCAAAAGTTTTAACTGAGTTTTTAAAAGAGAACGAAGGATCTGGTGAATATTGGTATTACCTAGCGATGTCAGAAAAAAAATTAGGGAATTATGAACGAGCTCTAAAAGCAGCCCAAGAAGCATTAAAATATGACCCTGAAAATTTCCAAAACTTAATAAACCTTGCGGATGTTAGCCGATTATTGGGAAATGTAGACCGAGCTCTTACCTATGTCACAAGGGCGCAGTCAATCGATCCAACCAATAAAAACGTGGTCAAACTTTCTAAATTATTAGAAAAAGCAACAAGCCTCAATTAA
- a CDS encoding enoyl-CoA hydratase-related protein, with amino-acid sequence MNTVSIQTIDSYVALIELNRPEAKNAISVQFLEELHQSIKAVQKEKFRALVITGVGDAFCSGADLKERKNMSQPEVKRFLRNINVCFSELANLSIPTIAAINGFAFGGGLELALSCDIRYASESAIMGLTETKLGIIPGAGGTQRLSRIVGESTAMEWIFSGKKLSSAEALSRGLVSKVVNPVDLKDSSLALAREIAESAPIAVSASKRAIRQGFSMPIESALQWEQLCYSETLTTKDRLEALQAFTEKRKPMFKGE; translated from the coding sequence ATGAACACTGTCTCCATCCAAACGATCGATTCTTATGTAGCATTGATTGAACTGAATAGACCCGAAGCAAAAAATGCAATTTCAGTACAATTTTTGGAAGAGTTACACCAATCCATCAAAGCAGTGCAGAAGGAGAAATTTCGTGCCCTTGTCATTACGGGTGTAGGAGATGCATTTTGTTCTGGCGCTGACTTAAAAGAACGAAAAAACATGTCTCAACCAGAGGTTAAAAGATTTCTCCGCAATATTAATGTTTGTTTTTCGGAATTGGCAAACTTATCCATCCCAACAATTGCAGCAATTAATGGATTTGCCTTTGGAGGCGGACTAGAATTGGCTTTGTCATGTGATATTCGTTATGCGAGTGAATCTGCAATCATGGGTTTAACGGAAACAAAATTGGGAATTATTCCTGGAGCTGGTGGTACACAAAGATTATCAAGAATCGTAGGGGAATCAACAGCAATGGAGTGGATTTTTTCTGGTAAAAAATTGTCCAGCGCCGAGGCACTTAGCCGAGGATTGGTCTCCAAAGTCGTGAATCCCGTGGATTTGAAGGATTCTTCTCTTGCCTTAGCAAGGGAGATTGCGGAATCTGCACCTATAGCTGTTTCTGCATCCAAAAGGGCAATTCGGCAAGGATTTTCAATGCCAATCGAATCAGCCTTGCAGTGGGAACAATTATGTTATTCTGAAACGTTAACTACAAAAGATAGGTTAGAGGCCTTACAGGCATTCACTGAAAAAAGAAAACCTATGTTTAAGGGAGAATGA
- a CDS encoding OmpA family protein produces MKKFLVSLLISVFPILGQPLPKVKDVRFYPPLNTQNVEYNPIVSPTGRYLVFQSNRPGGEGGMDLWISENLSFPDRMKLPVWSAPKNFRELNTTNFEGMFSILFDEEEKPYELYFTSVRDKTQKDVKKNREGYDGLNIYYTKINQRTGLWSIPNHVNEINSNFEDKMPAVSPDGCSVVFSSNRPGGLGGFDLWISKREPITKDTEKNPDKPKIKCRDGIWQKPISLGPVINTSEDEISPNFHWDGLRLYFSSNRGDKNRKFSFYFSELNEANGQFETPKLLGNPFNTNQPLSGESTGFPFDTPSDYSTYSLWEESDNEGISVTYDDLWFYFASNRPGGEGQFDIYRTMVPEDLRRTYDFVFRGLVLDGSEAIMIGLDSTLKIYDDTKPIQVITSKRIGGDLSLEDVENFRTTIKTGKLYRVEVSSPGFHPTEILLDLRGNVGKDKEQYSQIILQPIRPVKDSRPDKTIQGIRFVVKDKKTDLVIPNAICFYFDDLTRKGKSLSATDGHFDLEQTPTMDFEILARAKGFKEETFLFSKDKIQEMSGKETVLYLRNLKDFDDLYNTIIYFPFNERTLSDEDKKKLDLLADFLIQHKNEKVEIGGHTDNIGNKEYNINLSEDRALSVYQYLRLKGVPKERMKVQAYHYSQPISDNETEEGRSRNRRVNFKKID; encoded by the coding sequence ATGAAAAAATTCCTTGTTTCCTTACTGATTTCGGTGTTTCCAATCCTCGGCCAACCACTTCCGAAAGTGAAGGACGTAAGGTTTTACCCACCTCTCAATACCCAAAATGTGGAGTACAATCCAATTGTATCTCCAACAGGTAGGTATTTGGTCTTCCAATCCAATAGGCCAGGTGGAGAAGGAGGGATGGACCTTTGGATTTCTGAAAACTTAAGTTTTCCTGACCGAATGAAATTGCCTGTCTGGTCGGCTCCTAAAAATTTCAGAGAACTGAATACTACCAATTTTGAAGGAATGTTTTCGATTCTTTTTGATGAAGAGGAAAAACCTTACGAACTATACTTCACATCAGTTCGAGACAAAACACAAAAAGATGTCAAAAAAAACAGAGAAGGTTATGACGGATTAAATATTTATTATACGAAGATCAATCAAAGAACAGGTCTTTGGTCAATACCCAATCATGTGAATGAAATCAATTCAAATTTTGAAGATAAAATGCCCGCAGTTTCACCTGATGGATGTTCGGTTGTGTTCTCATCCAATCGACCTGGTGGACTCGGTGGATTTGATTTATGGATTTCAAAACGAGAACCAATTACAAAAGACACAGAAAAAAATCCAGATAAACCAAAAATCAAATGTAGAGATGGTATTTGGCAAAAACCTATTTCGCTTGGTCCAGTGATCAACACAAGCGAAGATGAAATCAGTCCCAACTTCCATTGGGACGGTCTTAGATTGTATTTTAGTTCTAATCGTGGCGACAAAAATAGAAAGTTCAGTTTTTACTTTAGCGAATTGAATGAAGCAAATGGTCAATTTGAAACTCCAAAATTATTAGGAAATCCATTTAATACCAACCAACCACTGTCAGGCGAATCGACAGGTTTTCCTTTTGATACACCTTCTGATTATTCTACTTATAGCCTTTGGGAAGAAAGTGACAATGAAGGAATATCGGTTACGTATGACGATCTTTGGTTTTATTTTGCATCCAATCGCCCTGGTGGTGAAGGCCAATTTGATATTTATCGAACCATGGTTCCAGAGGATTTGAGAAGGACCTATGACTTTGTATTCCGTGGTCTGGTTTTAGATGGATCGGAAGCCATTATGATTGGTTTAGATTCAACTTTAAAAATATACGATGATACAAAACCCATCCAAGTGATCACATCAAAACGGATCGGTGGAGATCTTTCTTTAGAAGATGTTGAGAATTTTCGTACTACGATTAAAACAGGGAAACTCTACCGCGTGGAAGTTTCTTCCCCTGGATTCCATCCAACAGAAATATTACTCGATCTCCGTGGTAATGTGGGAAAAGACAAAGAACAATATTCACAAATCATTTTGCAACCAATACGACCTGTTAAAGACAGTCGTCCTGACAAAACCATACAAGGGATCCGATTTGTAGTAAAAGATAAAAAAACAGATTTAGTCATACCAAATGCAATTTGTTTTTATTTTGATGATTTGACTCGTAAAGGAAAATCTTTATCGGCCACAGATGGTCATTTTGATTTAGAACAAACACCTACGATGGACTTTGAGATCTTAGCACGTGCCAAAGGGTTTAAAGAAGAAACCTTTTTGTTTTCAAAAGATAAAATCCAAGAGATGTCAGGCAAAGAGACAGTATTGTACCTTCGAAATTTAAAAGACTTTGATGATCTGTACAACACAATTATTTATTTCCCGTTCAACGAACGAACATTGAGCGATGAGGATAAGAAAAAATTGGATCTTTTGGCGGACTTCCTTATCCAACATAAAAATGAAAAAGTTGAAATTGGTGGGCATACCGACAATATAGGGAATAAAGAATACAACATCAATCTAAGTGAAGATCGAGCTCTCTCTGTTTATCAGTATTTGCGTTTGAAAGGTGTACCAAAAGAACGAATGAAAGTGCAAGCTTATCATTATTCGCAACCAATTTCAGACAATGAAACAGAAGAAGGAAGATCTCGCAATAGACGTGTGAATTTTAAGAAGATAGACTAA
- the mpl36 gene encoding RlpA family plasminogen-binding lipoprotein MPL36 yields the protein MQRLILITILLWFVSCSSADATRRDYSASGDPEDIFFERSQKSKPASSNDPVARSIMDDLDAKSKPSTTSPQAELPSKKPTTQFDEVGLSSWYGQKFQGRPTASGEPFDRMKMTGAHRTLPIGTVVKIQNLENQKEAVVRINDRGPFVDERIVDVSEKTAEILEFKDKGVTKVGIKVLKKGEDELADDLDDSDLLDDAPAKPEKLTPIKPGVAKPLVSGKGFTVQVGVFQEKERAIKYQETIKSEYNQAVFVTPRDGKYVVQVGDFSDRAKAESLKSKLKYDGIDCFIVTR from the coding sequence ATGCAAAGGCTCATACTCATTACCATTCTATTGTGGTTCGTATCCTGCAGTTCAGCAGATGCTACGAGACGGGATTATAGTGCTTCCGGTGATCCAGAAGATATATTTTTTGAACGTTCACAAAAATCCAAACCTGCTAGTTCGAATGACCCTGTTGCAAGGTCAATCATGGATGATTTAGATGCGAAGTCCAAACCAAGCACTACTTCACCACAAGCTGAATTACCATCCAAAAAACCGACGACTCAGTTTGATGAAGTTGGTCTTTCTTCTTGGTATGGACAAAAATTCCAAGGTAGACCGACTGCCAGCGGTGAACCTTTTGACAGAATGAAAATGACTGGGGCTCATAGAACATTACCCATTGGAACAGTCGTTAAAATCCAAAACTTAGAGAACCAAAAAGAAGCTGTGGTTCGGATTAACGATAGAGGTCCTTTTGTCGATGAAAGGATTGTTGATGTATCTGAGAAAACTGCAGAAATCTTAGAATTTAAAGACAAGGGTGTCACTAAAGTTGGGATTAAGGTCTTAAAAAAAGGTGAGGATGAATTGGCAGATGACTTGGATGATTCTGACCTCTTAGATGATGCGCCCGCAAAACCAGAAAAACTCACCCCAATCAAACCTGGTGTGGCAAAACCATTGGTAAGTGGCAAAGGATTCACGGTTCAAGTTGGTGTTTTCCAAGAAAAAGAACGAGCCATTAAGTACCAAGAGACCATTAAGTCTGAATACAACCAAGCAGTCTTTGTCACACCGAGAGATGGCAAATATGTCGTTCAAGTTGGTGATTTTTCGGACCGTGCGAAGGCAGAATCCCTCAAATCGAAATTAAAATACGACGGAATTGATTGTTTCATCGTTACCCGTTAG
- a CDS encoding tetratricopeptide repeat protein, with protein MAQEILTLFNEAVRLERNGEWDRAETQYKSLLEKDPNYHLALQNLGVIYAKQGKHAEAIPLFSKAYKLHANVKNSYNLAVSLYKHNETEKAISFLKQTLSFEKKFISAHLLLAQAYQKLGNDEKTEVYLNNVIKIEPNHKSALGGLAMFYYERNRFPESLKMIERYLILYPGNAQLKIIQSEILAKQGNYKASANLLTTMVKEDVGFTHFNESLQSAWQEEDQMAKESLERIQSKAKKKLKEFKTKLELSKENPEEFSPPDPQEALDLSLLYLFNGNPEKAMQYLVFAQKMKENADSDGTS; from the coding sequence ATGGCACAGGAAATCCTGACTCTATTCAATGAAGCAGTGCGTTTGGAGCGGAATGGTGAATGGGACCGTGCCGAAACTCAATACAAATCTTTATTAGAAAAAGATCCCAATTACCATCTTGCCTTACAAAACTTAGGTGTCATTTACGCGAAACAAGGCAAACACGCGGAGGCGATTCCGCTATTCTCAAAAGCATACAAATTACATGCGAATGTTAAAAACAGTTATAATCTTGCTGTTTCTCTTTATAAACACAATGAAACAGAAAAAGCGATTAGTTTCTTAAAACAAACCTTATCCTTTGAAAAGAAGTTTATCTCAGCACATTTATTACTCGCCCAAGCATACCAGAAATTGGGAAACGATGAGAAAACGGAAGTGTATTTGAACAATGTCATCAAAATTGAACCTAACCATAAATCAGCTTTAGGAGGGCTTGCGATGTTTTATTACGAAAGGAATCGTTTTCCAGAAAGTTTAAAAATGATTGAGCGTTATTTGATTTTATATCCAGGTAATGCTCAGCTAAAAATCATCCAATCCGAAATTTTGGCCAAACAAGGGAATTATAAAGCGTCTGCAAATTTGCTGACAACAATGGTAAAAGAAGATGTTGGGTTCACACATTTTAATGAAAGTTTACAGTCTGCTTGGCAAGAAGAAGACCAAATGGCAAAAGAAAGTTTGGAGAGAATCCAATCGAAAGCCAAAAAAAAATTAAAAGAATTTAAAACGAAATTAGAACTCTCCAAAGAAAATCCAGAAGAATTTTCTCCCCCTGATCCGCAAGAGGCTTTGGATTTAAGTTTGTTGTATCTTTTCAATGGAAACCCAGAAAAAGCGATGCAGTATTTAGTATTTGCGCAAAAGATGAAGGAAAACGCTGATTCAGACGGTACTTCCTAA
- a CDS encoding tetratricopeptide repeat protein gives MKPSIYFSFAILLIFGLENCRYPIAKQDVLESDTLFLESTDPKAKECNEEGIRFTKTIQLDSAAATWDNCILSNPNDVSLHLNRLRFYFLLDEYEVLKQKVSKESPSRSSVTYQSILKELEVRLRLEEKVVLLDALSRVKGWELFAYEELANYYLQVGNFQFAEGYFNQILEVVPFHENALYGMADIQVHKGNWYSLLDYAKSLEVSAKKNKDYHFYFLKGNFELGRYEIALKWAESASTNEKSDINFLELWRDTLLVLKDNPKWDSLLPYYRKAKEKGYSVPESVFFPTLSKEGKDVRKAVRSGRS, from the coding sequence TTGAAACCTTCCATTTATTTTTCTTTTGCCATTCTATTGATTTTTGGATTGGAAAATTGTCGTTATCCAATCGCCAAACAAGATGTCCTAGAATCCGATACCTTATTTTTAGAATCTACCGATCCGAAAGCAAAAGAATGTAATGAAGAAGGAATTCGTTTCACAAAGACCATTCAATTAGATTCTGCTGCTGCTACTTGGGACAATTGTATTCTATCAAATCCTAATGATGTATCTCTCCACCTCAATCGATTAAGGTTTTATTTTCTATTAGATGAATATGAAGTTCTCAAACAGAAGGTAAGCAAAGAATCACCTTCTCGTAGTTCGGTTACTTACCAATCAATTTTAAAAGAGTTGGAAGTTCGATTACGTTTAGAAGAAAAAGTAGTCCTTTTAGATGCATTGTCACGTGTGAAAGGTTGGGAGTTATTTGCTTATGAAGAACTCGCCAATTATTATCTTCAAGTGGGAAATTTCCAATTTGCAGAAGGATATTTTAATCAAATTTTAGAAGTAGTACCATTTCATGAAAATGCCTTGTATGGAATGGCAGACATTCAGGTCCACAAAGGGAATTGGTACAGTTTACTTGATTATGCAAAATCATTAGAAGTCTCTGCTAAAAAAAACAAAGATTACCATTTTTACTTTTTAAAAGGGAATTTTGAATTGGGGCGGTATGAGATCGCACTTAAGTGGGCTGAATCAGCATCGACAAATGAAAAATCAGATATCAATTTTTTGGAACTTTGGAGAGACACACTTCTCGTTTTAAAAGACAATCCAAAATGGGACTCCTTGTTACCTTATTATCGTAAGGCAAAGGAAAAAGGATATTCAGTTCCTGAATCAGTTTTTTTCCCAACGTTATCGAAAGAAGGGAAAGATGTTCGAAAAGCAGTTCGTTCTGGAAGGAGTTAA
- the folP gene encoding dihydropteroate synthase: MAEIFGILNITTDSFSDGGKYLNPDEAIKKGTQLLQEGADWLDVSGQSSNVAASLVTEEEEWNRVEPVIRYFVPKGVRISLDSFRPEVQKKAIEAGVRCLNDITGFTYEGDREFLKPYSQKYPDLKFIIMHSHNRNIAKVNSTLSPEKVIKKIQVFFRDRRNELSSLGIEESAIFFDPGMGFFLSDDPMVSFRVLQDLEILKLEFPQLMVSVSRKSFLGNVLGNLPVEDREFATLACELHLLKNKIPFIRTHNVLKLRQAEKIWNLCQENE; encoded by the coding sequence ATGGCTGAAATCTTCGGAATCCTAAACATAACAACTGACTCATTTAGTGATGGAGGGAAGTATTTAAATCCAGATGAAGCCATCAAAAAAGGCACACAACTTTTACAAGAAGGTGCAGATTGGTTGGATGTTTCAGGCCAGTCCTCAAATGTAGCGGCAAGTTTGGTCACGGAAGAGGAAGAATGGAACCGAGTGGAACCAGTGATACGTTACTTTGTTCCAAAAGGGGTTCGAATCAGTTTGGATAGTTTTCGCCCAGAAGTCCAAAAAAAGGCCATTGAAGCCGGTGTTCGATGCCTCAATGATATCACTGGATTTACCTACGAAGGTGATCGTGAATTTTTAAAACCATATAGCCAAAAATACCCTGATTTAAAATTTATCATCATGCATTCGCATAACAGAAATATTGCGAAAGTGAACTCTACATTATCACCCGAAAAAGTTATCAAAAAAATACAAGTTTTCTTCAGGGACAGAAGGAATGAGCTAAGTTCTCTAGGAATTGAGGAATCAGCAATTTTTTTTGATCCAGGAATGGGGTTTTTCCTGAGTGATGACCCAATGGTTTCCTTTCGAGTTTTGCAAGACCTAGAAATCTTAAAATTAGAATTCCCTCAGCTCATGGTAAGTGTTTCAAGAAAATCATTTTTAGGAAATGTATTGGGAAACTTACCAGTGGAAGATCGAGAGTTTGCCACCTTAGCATGTGAACTGCATTTGTTAAAAAATAAAATTCCATTCATTCGAACGCATAACGTACTTAAGTTGAGACAGGCGGAAAAAATTTGGAACTTATGCCAAGAGAACGAATAA